ATAATCAGATCCGAAAAATAAATCCTTCAAACTACTATCTGAATCTATTCGGGCCGCAGCATAATATCATTACGTTCAGAATCAAAGGTATGCAGGGAGCCGAATCCATTGCTTTGACAGGTACCTTTAATAATTATGATCCAAAAGCCAATCCATTTATCAGAAAGGATGGAGAATGGATCTGCACACTTCATATCCCTCCCGGAAAATATGCATACAAAATTTATGTAGATAATACCTATTGGATGCAAGATCCCTGCAACCTCATGCATACCAAACCCAATGAATGGTGGGATTCCTACCTGCAGGTTCAATAATCAGGATTATCCTCCGGGAATCTGAGCTTTTGAATAGATAAGCCCTTCCTGCTTCAGCTCCTTCCAGAAATCAGGTGAAACAGGAGATTGAACAGCTCTGCAATTATCCAGTACCTGTCCGGGTCTGCTTGCTCCGGGGATTATAGATACAAATTCGTCAGCCGCTAATACGAACTGGATTGCTGCAGCGATCAGATCAGTACCGTGTTGCTGAGCAATAGCTGCTATACGCGCCCGCTTTTCAGCCATCCCTTTAGGAATAACATCTTTGTAATTATAGCGCTCTCTGCCTCCTATATATCCGGAATTAAATCCGGCTCCGGACACCAATTTAACACCATGTTCACGGACTACGGGCAATAAACGGTCTACAGCATCCTCATGCTCCAGAATTGAATATTGTGTCGCGGAAAGACAGATATCCGGATCAGCTACTTTTATGCAATCCAGAATAGGCTCAATCTTATTTACTCCCATCCCCCATGCTTTGATAATTCCCTGATCCCGGTA
The Sphingobacterium spiritivorum genome window above contains:
- a CDS encoding aldo/keto reductase, whose translation is MKSHFELKYPLGLGGVAIGTGFDPLSDEESYHILETAWNQGIRYYDTSPWYGLTKSERRFGDFLRQKSRNEFVFSTKIGRLFEAVEEAAVPPTMWKAPLAYDFRHDYTADATARSIEESLSRTGLDHLDIVFVHDLSEDQVGDRYDYYLRQAEKGAFRILSDYRDQGIIKAWGMGVNKIEPILDCIKVADPDICLSATQYSILEHEDAVDRLLPVVREHGVKLVSGAGFNSGYIGGRERYNYKDVIPKGMAEKRARIAAIAQQHGTDLIAAAIQFVLAADEFVSIIPGASRPGQVLDNCRAVQSPVSPDFWKELKQEGLIYSKAQIPGG